AGAGCGAGAACGGCTCCCTGACGCTGATGCAGGCTTTCCTCTACGGCATCTCCGCACTGGTCATCGTGGCCTTCCTGACCGTCTGGACCGTCCAGCGGACACGCGACATCGCGGTCCTGAAAGCCATGGGGGCATCCGGCAGTTACGTCCTGCGCGACGCCATCACCCAGGCCGCAATCGTCCTGCTCGCCGGGGCCGGAGTCGGCGGCGGGATCGGCTTCCTCGGCGGCTTCTTCGCAGCCCAGGCCGCCCCCTTCCTGGTCAACCCCGCAACCACGCTCCTGCCCATCCTCGGAATCATCGCCCTGGGCCTGGCAGGAGCGGCACTGGCCGTCCGCCGCGTCACCAAGGTCGACGCGCTCATCGCCCTCGGCGGGAACTAGGCCCTCCGTCGCCGGCCTGCCCGTCCGCAGCCGCGTTACCGATCTGCCCCCAGAACTTTCCCGAAAGGCAGTAACTCCATGTCCTCCACCCCCAGCCCTCTCGACCCCCGGTCCTCCGCCCGGGGCCCCCTGAACCTCGTCAACGTCACGCTCGAATACCCGGACGGGGACGGGACCATCAAAGCCCTGGACGCCGTGAACCTCACCGTGCAGGCGGGCCAGATGGTCTCCCTCGTCGGCCCGTCAGGTTCCGGAAAATCCAGCCTCCTGGCTGCAGCCGCCACCCTGGTCCGCCCCACCCATGGCCTGGTGGTCATCGACGGCACCGACGCCACCGGGCTCGGCGACAAGGACCTCACCATGCTGCGGCGGGAGAAGGTCGGCATCATCTTCCAGCAGCCCAACCTGCTCGCCTCCCTGACTGCCGCCGAACAGCTCATTATCGGCGACCACCTGCGCGGAAAGTCCGTCAAAGCCGCCCGGGCCAAAGCCGCGGAACTGCTCGACGTCGTCGGACTCAGCTCCAGCGCGGGCAAACGCCCGCACCAGCTCTCCGGCGGCCAGCGCCAGCGGGTCAACATCGCCCGGGCCCTCATGGGCGATCCCAAGGTCCTGCTCGTGGACGAACCCACCGCCGCCCTGGACCACGAACGCAGCGACTCCATCGTCCGGCTCCTGCGCCGCGTCACCGACGACTTCAGGGTCGCCACGGTCATGGTGACCCACGACACCGAATTCGTCCCGCTGACCGATTCGGTCGCCACCATGCGCGACGGAAAGCTCACCGCCCCCGTACTGACGACGGTCTGAGACGCAACTTCCCCATCAAGC
This DNA window, taken from Pseudarthrobacter sp. ATCC 49987, encodes the following:
- a CDS encoding ABC transporter ATP-binding protein, whose translation is MSSTPSPLDPRSSARGPLNLVNVTLEYPDGDGTIKALDAVNLTVQAGQMVSLVGPSGSGKSSLLAAAATLVRPTHGLVVIDGTDATGLGDKDLTMLRREKVGIIFQQPNLLASLTAAEQLIIGDHLRGKSVKAARAKAAELLDVVGLSSSAGKRPHQLSGGQRQRVNIARALMGDPKVLLVDEPTAALDHERSDSIVRLLRRVTDDFRVATVMVTHDTEFVPLTDSVATMRDGKLTAPVLTTV